One Flagellimonas sp. CMM7 genomic region harbors:
- a CDS encoding ATP-binding protein, protein MINKRLLVKNLLAHNDENSFYDKKRFISIGEKEGKAKFLKHVCALANSNPINNSFIVIGVEDEDNKIVGVDFFDDSKIQNLVNAYLDNPPIISYENIPFPHLPEGKVVGLVTIKSNGKICALRKNIWKYYGGAVFFREGSISLPKAFDIELKDINSEAVATIEQHARNNIELTLDGVINFINSRHADLTSDYKVFKEQFVVCWAGNKKKVNNKTYYSRVDIELINEQVKLFYSALDEITITYDDDSFSTLEYVQLGLGSQQKYYPLEQMLITFSDNGKYTINSELIFEPPQYDKKTLHHVFNTNNTLLQKLEKKIKLNKAEEIDLTHLPATTLICYLNGFEEAKEQMEQARALLKIANERVYTSLKESLRILRKVRYN, encoded by the coding sequence ATGATCAATAAACGCCTGCTGGTTAAGAATCTTTTAGCGCATAATGATGAGAATAGTTTTTATGACAAAAAGAGATTTATATCCATAGGTGAAAAAGAAGGAAAAGCAAAGTTTTTAAAACACGTTTGCGCGCTGGCAAACAGCAATCCAATAAACAACTCTTTTATTGTAATAGGCGTTGAAGATGAGGATAATAAAATAGTTGGTGTTGATTTTTTTGATGATAGCAAGATTCAAAATTTGGTAAACGCGTATTTGGATAACCCACCCATTATTTCCTATGAAAACATACCTTTTCCGCATTTGCCCGAGGGCAAAGTAGTAGGCTTGGTCACTATAAAATCGAATGGAAAAATCTGTGCACTTCGAAAGAACATATGGAAATATTATGGAGGAGCGGTGTTCTTCAGGGAAGGAAGCATTAGTTTGCCCAAGGCCTTTGACATTGAGCTCAAGGATATTAATTCAGAGGCAGTTGCTACCATAGAACAACATGCTAGGAACAATATTGAATTGACTCTGGATGGGGTCATTAATTTCATCAATAGTAGACATGCAGACCTCACCAGCGATTATAAAGTGTTTAAAGAACAATTTGTGGTTTGCTGGGCGGGAAACAAGAAAAAAGTCAATAATAAGACCTACTATTCCAGAGTGGATATTGAATTAATTAATGAACAGGTGAAATTGTTTTATTCTGCACTGGATGAAATTACCATTACTTATGATGATGATTCATTTAGTACTTTGGAATATGTGCAATTGGGATTGGGGTCACAACAAAAATATTATCCTTTGGAGCAGATGCTCATTACTTTTTCTGACAATGGCAAATACACCATCAATAGTGAATTGATTTTTGAACCCCCTCAATATGATAAAAAGACTTTGCACCATGTTTTTAATACCAACAACACCCTATTGCAAAAGCTTGAAAAGAAAATCAAATTAAATAAAGCTGAGGAAATTGACCTAACACATTTGCCTGCCACCACTCTTATCTGTTATCTAAATGGATTTGAGGAAGCAAAAGAACAAATGGAACAAGCACGTGCATTATTGAAAATTGCTAATGAAAGGGTCTATACATCACTTAAAGAATCATTACGAATCTTAAGAAAAGTAAGGTACAACTAG
- a CDS encoding amylosucrase yields MNQATLHKLISSKFEEKNPKALFELRLATNLNLIQQLFFSVYPEEKYSGDFSRLLDLLPKLFALRPSELMNQDLQRLEMGNWYQSEKMVGMQLYVEHFNKDLNGLKAKLPYLKELGVNFLHLMPITTRPKGENDGGYAVNNYLQVDKKYGTKEDLLELTKELRKQDMFLMLDFVVNHTSNEFSWAKKATKGDKKYQGYYYTFENDTIPKEFEKSMPEVFPETSPGNFTYISEMDHWVMTVFNSYQWDLNYTNPEVFMEMLTNLVKLSNMGVDLVRFDALAFLWKKMGTISQNLPEAHNIIALFRMCLQVVAPGTIFLAEAIVAPTQIIKYFGENQKKGNECEVAYNASLMALLWNSAATKKTILLYKSLTNVPAKPKDCTWINYIRCHDDIGLGYENQFIEEIGWNPQQHRKFLLDYYCQRLDWSDAVGLMFMYNPKTGDGRITGSAASLLGLEKGLNEKDNALIKDAIAKIIMFHGVILAYGGIPMIYAGDEIGALNDYSFLKETSKKEDSRWVNRPKQDWETISKVNTKKLPQSKIFKTLQKLIAIRKETPVFADSNNLTLHNTGNDHILVFERTGNSNEGLLVICNFDEKPQVVEASWILKLGYFTKGEPKDLVSDKKIAIKSGLLEVFPYQILWLKKT; encoded by the coding sequence ATGAACCAAGCTACCTTACATAAACTGATTTCATCAAAATTTGAGGAAAAGAACCCAAAAGCTCTTTTTGAGCTTAGACTTGCCACGAACTTAAATCTTATTCAACAACTATTTTTTTCTGTATATCCAGAGGAGAAATACAGTGGTGATTTTTCAAGATTATTAGATCTTCTACCCAAGCTATTTGCTTTGCGTCCATCAGAATTAATGAATCAAGATTTGCAAAGGCTAGAGATGGGCAATTGGTACCAATCAGAGAAAATGGTAGGTATGCAATTATATGTGGAGCATTTCAACAAAGATTTAAACGGGCTTAAAGCAAAACTCCCTTATCTAAAAGAATTAGGGGTCAATTTCTTGCACCTTATGCCCATTACTACTCGTCCCAAAGGAGAAAACGATGGCGGTTATGCCGTGAACAATTATCTTCAAGTGGACAAAAAATATGGTACTAAAGAAGACCTTCTGGAATTAACGAAAGAGCTCCGAAAGCAAGATATGTTCTTGATGTTGGATTTTGTGGTCAATCACACCTCCAATGAGTTTTCTTGGGCAAAGAAAGCTACAAAAGGTGACAAAAAATACCAGGGGTACTACTATACTTTCGAAAATGACACAATTCCAAAGGAGTTTGAAAAATCCATGCCAGAAGTTTTTCCAGAAACTTCGCCCGGGAACTTCACTTACATTTCTGAAATGGATCATTGGGTAATGACGGTTTTCAACAGCTATCAATGGGATTTGAACTATACCAATCCAGAGGTTTTCATGGAAATGTTGACCAACTTGGTGAAATTGTCCAATATGGGTGTGGATTTGGTACGTTTTGATGCTTTGGCCTTTCTTTGGAAAAAGATGGGCACCATATCTCAAAACCTCCCAGAAGCCCATAACATCATTGCTTTGTTTAGAATGTGTTTACAAGTAGTGGCTCCAGGAACCATATTCTTGGCCGAGGCTATTGTTGCTCCAACCCAGATTATTAAATATTTTGGTGAAAATCAAAAGAAAGGGAACGAATGCGAAGTTGCATACAATGCTTCTTTAATGGCGTTGTTATGGAATTCCGCGGCCACAAAAAAAACAATCTTACTTTATAAAAGTCTTACCAATGTGCCTGCAAAACCCAAGGACTGTACTTGGATCAACTACATTAGGTGCCATGATGATATTGGATTGGGGTACGAAAACCAGTTTATTGAGGAAATTGGTTGGAACCCACAACAACATCGAAAATTTTTGCTGGATTACTATTGCCAACGTTTGGATTGGTCAGATGCCGTTGGTTTAATGTTCATGTACAATCCTAAGACCGGAGATGGTAGAATTACTGGTAGTGCAGCCTCATTGTTAGGTTTAGAAAAAGGGTTGAATGAAAAGGATAATGCTTTAATCAAGGACGCTATTGCAAAAATTATAATGTTCCATGGCGTAATTCTCGCTTATGGTGGCATTCCTATGATTTATGCAGGGGATGAAATCGGTGCTCTAAACGATTATTCCTTTTTAAAGGAAACCTCAAAAAAAGAAGATAGCCGCTGGGTAAATAGACCAAAACAAGATTGGGAAACTATTTCAAAAGTAAATACCAAAAAACTTCCTCAGTCCAAAATATTCAAAACACTGCAAAAATTGATTGCCATTAGGAAGGAAACCCCTGTTTTTGCGGATAGTAATAATTTAACCTTACATAATACAGGCAATGACCATATTTTAGTTTTTGAAAGAACGGGGAATTCCAACGAAGGACTATTGGTTATTTGCAATTTTGATGAAAAACCGCAAGTTGTAGAAGCAAGTTGGATTCTTAAGCTTGGTTATTTTACCAAAGGGGAGCCAAAAGACTTGGTGTCAGACAAAAAAATAGCTATCAAAAGCGGACTATTAGAGGTATTCCCTTATCAAATTCTATGGTTGAAAAAAACCTAG
- a CDS encoding carbohydrate kinase — translation MKKVFCIGELLIDFVAEKQGNDLSKATEFTKKAGGAPANVACAIAKLGGKGVFIGCVGDDPFGSFLLNVVKKEGVDISLAQQSKTFTTLAFVSLAEDGERDFVFSRGADKELTYDPSLRKDFQGNLLHLGAATALLGGSLEKTYGKYLFDAFTKEMFISFDPNFRGDLWKENEQQFIKKCMPFIEKSHLCKFSLEEAQLLSGKKDIHEACDFFHEAGTKIITITLGKEGTLLSSNNTKKIVPSIKVKPVDTTGAGDAFIGCLLYQIADLGNFNRVFEDYELLLKMVQKANKAGAITTTNYGAIVALPTKSQLEN, via the coding sequence ATGAAAAAAGTATTCTGCATTGGAGAACTCTTGATAGATTTTGTTGCTGAAAAGCAGGGAAATGACCTTTCCAAAGCCACTGAATTTACCAAAAAAGCTGGTGGCGCACCGGCAAATGTTGCCTGTGCAATAGCCAAACTTGGCGGAAAAGGAGTCTTTATTGGCTGTGTAGGAGATGATCCATTTGGAAGCTTCTTACTTAATGTGGTAAAAAAAGAAGGTGTCGATATTTCATTGGCACAACAATCCAAAACTTTTACTACACTTGCTTTTGTTTCTTTGGCGGAAGACGGGGAGCGTGATTTTGTATTTAGTAGAGGAGCCGATAAAGAATTAACTTATGACCCCTCCTTAAGAAAGGATTTTCAAGGAAATCTTTTACACTTAGGAGCTGCCACCGCCCTCTTAGGTGGTTCTTTGGAAAAAACATATGGCAAATATTTGTTTGATGCGTTTACCAAAGAAATGTTCATAAGCTTCGATCCAAATTTTAGAGGTGATCTGTGGAAGGAAAATGAACAGCAATTTATTAAAAAATGTATGCCTTTTATTGAAAAATCACACTTGTGTAAGTTCAGTTTAGAGGAAGCACAACTTTTATCCGGAAAGAAAGATATTCATGAAGCTTGCGATTTTTTTCATGAAGCAGGCACTAAGATCATAACCATTACCCTTGGTAAAGAAGGTACTTTGCTAAGTTCAAATAATACCAAAAAAATAGTTCCCAGTATTAAAGTAAAACCAGTGGATACAACGGGAGCGGGAGACGCCTTTATAGGTTGCCTATTGTATCAAATTGCAGATCTAGGGAACTTTAATCGTGTTTTTGAAGATTATGAACTGTTGTTAAAAATGGTGCAAAAAGCCAATAAAGCTGGCGCCATTACCACCACCAACTATGGAGCCATAGTTGCTCTTCCAACAAAATCGCAGCTTGAAAATTAA